From the Phycisphaeraceae bacterium genome, one window contains:
- a CDS encoding glycoside hydrolase family 30 beta sandwich domain-containing protein: protein MGLFDPTSSLWLRALALGAILLPGDALAIGPVRSWVTRGDQSLLLAEQTPVFFGASGSAPLTVVVDPGVTYQTMEGFGAAMTDASSIILNQRMSSSARDALMTDLFSPVDGIGLSYLRLPMGASDFSTSHYTYHDLPVGQSDVTLGSFSIAADEVDRIPLLQQAEALNPGLQLMASPWSAPAWMKNNQSLYGGSLRSQYFGAYALYFKKFIEAYGAHGLEIDTLTVQNEPLHSNSSYPTMLMSTFQQSTFIGDHLGPMLAGSGIETGILAYDHNWDEWNYPLVVMNDPEADPFIVGAAFHGYAGVVENQSLLQGFRPDKGIYFTEISGGDFAPNFNNNLIWNFDNLIIGATRNWSKTVIMWNLALDEDHGPHLGGCSDCRGVVTVDSETGEVTREVEYYSLAHASKFVQPGAVRIDSTTFEGQLETVAFMNPDGSEVLIAMNPTQSTKSFVVERDGQVFTYSLARRSVTTLTWSPFEGLIVGDVNLDGVVDDLDIDELFASLGSAEGRFDVEGDGGLADEGDVDVLIEDVLGTRRGDANLDLRVDLIDLSLLAVNFQTFGPWAEGDFSGDGIVNLVDLSLLAANFGYVGQAVPEPVVAGWLVGLVVMGRRRAS, encoded by the coding sequence ATGGGTTTGTTTGACCCTACCTCCTCCTTGTGGCTCCGGGCGTTAGCGCTCGGGGCCATCTTGTTGCCTGGTGATGCGCTGGCGATCGGCCCGGTGCGGAGTTGGGTAACGCGTGGTGACCAGTCGTTGTTGCTGGCGGAGCAGACGCCGGTGTTTTTTGGTGCAAGTGGGTCGGCGCCGTTGACGGTGGTGGTCGATCCTGGGGTGACGTATCAGACGATGGAGGGGTTTGGTGCGGCGATGACGGATGCGTCGTCGATCATTTTGAATCAGCGGATGAGTTCGTCAGCGCGGGATGCGTTGATGACGGATTTGTTTTCGCCGGTGGACGGGATTGGGCTGAGTTATTTGAGGCTGCCGATGGGGGCATCGGATTTTTCGACGAGTCATTACACGTATCACGATCTGCCGGTGGGTCAGAGTGATGTGACGCTGGGGTCGTTTTCGATTGCGGCGGATGAGGTGGATCGGATTCCGTTGTTGCAGCAGGCGGAGGCTTTGAATCCGGGGTTGCAACTGATGGCGTCGCCTTGGTCGGCGCCGGCGTGGATGAAGAACAATCAGTCGCTGTATGGGGGTTCGCTGCGGTCGCAGTATTTCGGCGCTTATGCGTTGTACTTCAAGAAGTTTATTGAGGCGTATGGGGCGCATGGGTTGGAGATCGATACGCTGACGGTTCAGAACGAGCCGCTGCATAGCAACAGTAGTTATCCGACGATGTTGATGAGTACGTTTCAGCAGAGCACTTTTATCGGGGATCATTTGGGTCCGATGCTGGCTGGGAGTGGGATCGAGACGGGGATATTGGCTTATGACCACAACTGGGATGAGTGGAACTACCCGTTGGTGGTGATGAATGATCCGGAGGCGGACCCGTTTATTGTCGGTGCGGCGTTTCACGGTTATGCGGGGGTGGTGGAGAATCAGTCGTTGTTGCAGGGGTTTCGGCCGGACAAGGGGATTTACTTCACGGAGATCTCGGGGGGTGATTTTGCGCCGAACTTCAATAACAACCTGATCTGGAACTTTGACAATCTGATCATCGGGGCGACGCGGAACTGGTCGAAGACGGTGATCATGTGGAATCTGGCGTTGGATGAGGATCATGGCCCGCATCTGGGGGGTTGCAGTGATTGTCGGGGTGTGGTGACGGTGGATTCGGAGACGGGTGAGGTGACGCGGGAGGTTGAGTATTACTCGTTGGCGCACGCGAGTAAGTTTGTGCAGCCGGGTGCGGTGCGGATTGATTCGACGACGTTTGAGGGTCAGTTGGAGACGGTGGCGTTTATGAATCCGGATGGGTCGGAGGTGTTGATTGCGATGAACCCGACGCAGTCGACGAAGAGTTTTGTGGTGGAGCGAGATGGTCAGGTGTTTACGTACAGTCTGGCGCGGCGGTCGGTGACGACGCTGACATGGTCGCCTTTTGAGGGGCTGATCGTGGGGGATGTGAATCTGGATGGGGTGGTGGATGATCTGGATATTGATGAGTTATTTGCATCGCTGGGGAGCGCGGAGGGTCGGTTTGATGTGGAGGGAGATGGCGGGTTGGCGGACGAGGGGGATGTGGATGTGCTGATTGAAGATGTATTGGGGACGCGTCGTGGGGATGCGAATCTGGATTTGCGGGTGGATTTGATTGATCTGTCGCTCTTGGCGGTGAACTTCCAGACGTTTGGTCCGTGGGCGGAGGGGGATTTTTCGGGTGATGGGATCGTGAATCTGGTGGACTTGTCGTTGCTGGCGGCGAACTTTGGGTATGTGGGTCAGGCGGTGCCGGAGCCGGTGGTGGCGGGGTGGCTGGTTGGGTTGGTGGTGATGGGGCGGCGGCGCGCGTCGTAA